In the genome of Triticum urartu cultivar G1812 chromosome 5, Tu2.1, whole genome shotgun sequence, one region contains:
- the LOC125507957 gene encoding 54S ribosomal protein L37, mitochondrial-like: protein MAVSWTRVLKSGVIPRDATQLVGTRGFAVVAKGKKDGKGGAADAKPVPSKEMKSTSVFGVNILKEGSDPNIQPDSEYPGWLWHMIDKHLVLSELRRKDAKTLPYEDQKRFVKLDNRTRIKENNALTAKN from the coding sequence ATGGCAGTGTCCTGGACACGAGTATTGAAGAGTGGAGTTATTCCAAGAGACGCAACTCAATTGGTTGGGACAAGAGGCTTTGCCGTTGTGGCCAAGGGAAAGAAGGACGGAAAAGGTGGCGCGGCTGATGCTAAACCTGTGCCCAGCAAAGAAATGAAGAGCACAAGTGTGTTTGGGGTGAATATCCTGAAGGAGGGTTCTGACCCGAATATCCAACCAGACTCTGAGTACCCTGGCTGGCTGTGGCACATGATCGACAAGCATCTGGTGCTGAGCGAGCTTCGGAGGAAAGATGCCAAGACGCTGCCCTATGAAGACCAGAAGCGTTTCGTCAAGCTGGACAACCGGACTCGGATCAAGGAGAACAATGCTCTCACAGCTAAGAACTGA
- the LOC125507956 gene encoding putative FBD-associated F-box protein At5g22720, which translates to MAGRTPFTNVDPETAAYLRRLGIDPHELDRATEQLLTYICVELLPAPPVSDAPPRSIFSRLLITEAAHEPALPASADLISVLPDTLLRNIVSRLPIADAARTAVLASRWRRVWLSTEPVLIDAFLRPSSSSVTAAVSGILESHPGPFRRVHLTCSHMSAHQAQLARWLQLLAAKGVHDLVLVNRPWPCDVPLPDALFSISSVVRLYIGLWKLPDTAGLRGAGASFPHLRELGICTVAMGEGDVDSMVASSPVLEILSIQGSHKGLRLRIVSQSLRCVQICSSVVENVTVVKAPRLERLILQGGRHAASGLCTMVSILDAPKLHSFGFLEPGNHVLGIGDTVIMAGIKESAATTVASVKILSLNVRFGVPNEARMVPMFLKCFPNVVRLHIMSRKCNRSAGKLSLNFQEGPTESAMLHIKEMHFCEFRGEQGEVAFLKSIFPKVLETAVIIMANPSFTPFSVAVAFSKLKEASEVIRCCQVLLLKSTGPEGGKAWSFKEGSDFSCEDPFSTVESSVFTPEQSKFIGFDESRKQA; encoded by the exons ATGGCCGGCCGTACGCCGTTCACCAACGTCGACCCGGAGACGGCGGCCTACTTGCGGCGCCTCGGCATCGACCCCCACGAGCTGGACCGAGCCACAGAGCAGCTGCTTACCTACATCTGCGTCGAGCTCCTCCCCGCCCCGCCCGTCTCCGACGCGCCCCCGCGCAGCATCTTCTCCCGCCTCCTCATCACGGAGGCCGCGCACGAACCCGCCCTCCCCGCCAGCGCCGACCTCATCAGCGTCCTCCCCGACACCCTCCTCCGCAACATCGTCTCCCGCCTCCCCATCGCGGACGCCGCGCGCACCGCCGTCCTAGCCTCGCGCTGGCGCCGGGTCTGGCTCTCCACGGAGCCCGTCCTCATCGACGCCTTCCTCCGGCCCAGCTCGTCGTCCGTCACGGCCGCCGTCTCGGGCATCCTCGAGTCGCACCCCGGGCCCTTCCGCCGCGTCCACCTAACCTGCAGCCACATGAGCGCGCACCAGGCCCAGCTCGCGCGCTGGCTCCAGCTCCTCGCCGCCAAGGGCGTCCACGACCTCGTCCTCGTCAATCGACCGTGGCCGTGCGATGTGCCCCTCCCTGACGCGCTGTTCAGCATCAGCTCCGTCGTCCGCCTCTACATCGGCCTCTGGAAGCTCCCGGACACGGCCGGCCTGCGTGGCGCTGGCGCCTCCTTCCCCCACCTCCGCGAGCTCGGCATCTGCACCGTCGCGATGGGGGAGGGCGACGTCGACTCCATGGTCGCCAGCAGCCCCGTCCTGGAGATCCTGAGCATCCAGGGAAGCCACAAGGGGCTGCGCCTCCGCATCGTGAGCCAGAGCCTACGGTGCGTGCAAATCTGCAGCTCTGTTGTGGAGAACGTCACGGTGGTGAAGGCTCCACGCCTCGAGCGGCTCATCCTGCAGGGAGGCCGGCACGCTGCTAGTGGCCTGTGTACCATGGTCAGCATTCTTGATGCCCCCAAGCTACATTCGTTTGGATTCTTGGAGCCAGGCAATCATGTCCTGGGAATCGGAGACACCGTCATAATG GCTGGGATAAAGGAGAGTGCGGCCACCACTGTCGCAAGCGTTAAGATCCTGAGCTTAAATGTGCGTTTTGGAGTCCCCAATGAGGCAAGGATGGTGCCCATGTTCCTTAAATGCTTTCCCAATGTCGTGCGACTGCATATCATG TCCAGAAAATGTAATCGGTCCGCTGGTAAGCTCAGCCTCAATTTCCAGGAGGGTCCTACTGAAAGTGCTATGTTGCACATCAAAGAGATGCATTTCTGTGAATTCCGAGGGGAACAAGGCGAGGTTGCCTTCCTCAAGTCGATCTTCCCAAAGGTGCTGGAGACTGCGGTGATTATAATGGCAAACCCAAGCTTCACTCCATTTTCAGTAGCCGTGGCGTTCTCCAAACTGAAGGAGGCTTCTGAGGTCATAAGGTGCTGCCAAGTGCTGCTTCTTAAGAGTACAGGGCCCGAAGGAGGCAAAGCATGGAGTTTTAAAGAAGGAAGTGATTTTTCATGCGAGGACCCTTTTTCAACAGTGGAGAGCAGCGTATTCACTCCGGAGCAGTCGAAGTTTATTGGATTTGATGAAAGTAGGAAACAGGCATGA
- the LOC125555678 gene encoding B3 domain-containing protein LOC_Os12g40080-like translates to MKDHDWCFLKVMSLSNFKDEMAIPDEFTTNFRGHISDKVKLEVPDGNIYNVQVAKEQDKFILRSGWVDFTGAYELKQYDSLFFIYSGDSHFKVRILKPSGCEKALSYVTMSCGPNVQERVICHALSLPSIKRCRNDNLTDNLKTAKVTPTDSPSQKSSSEMNS, encoded by the exons ATGAAAGATCATGATTGGTGTTTTCTCAAGGTTATGAGTCTGAGTAATTTCAAGGATGAAATG GCCATACCAGATGAGTTCACCACTAATTTCAGAGGTCACATTTCTGATAAAGTCAAACTAGAAGTACCTGATGGCAACATTTATAATGTTCAGGTTGCCAAGGAACAGGATAAGTTTATTCTTCGATCAGGGTGGGTGGACTTCACTGGTGCTTATGAACTTAAACAGTACGACTCCCTGTTCTTTATATATAGTGGGGACTCCCACTTCAAAGTTCGAATCTTAAAACCAAGTGGTTGCGAGAAAGCGTTGTCATATGTTACAATGAGCTGTGGTCCTAATGTCCAAGAAAGGGTCATTTGTCATGCTCTATCACTACCTAGCATAAAAAGATGTAGAAATGACAATTTGACGGACAATTTGAAAACTGCAAAGGTTACTCCAACGGACTCACCTTCGCAGAAATCAAGTTCAGAAATGAACAGTTGA